A single genomic interval of Pyrus communis chromosome 5, drPyrComm1.1, whole genome shotgun sequence harbors:
- the LOC137734717 gene encoding cyclic nucleotide-gated ion channel 1-like: MNFQQEKFVRFQDWTAEKNVEPLYSPDDDMPPGKFRGTINSVSAKFQRRLESGSERIKKSWKSYSIDSVVANSFGGRILDPQGPFLQKWNKIFVLACIFAVSLDPLFFYIPVIDDENKCLGLDRKMEITASVLRSFTDIFYIVHIIFQFRTGFIAPSSRVFGRGVLVQDAWAIARRYLSSYFVIDILAVLPLPQVVILIFIPRLAGSRTLNTKNLLKFVVLFQYFPRFIRIYPLYREVTRASGILTETAWAGAAFNLFLYMLASHVLGAFWYLVSIERETTCWKAACGNNATICLFKDLYCDTASLNASSKTTSLNSSCPIQDEDKLKFDFGIFFDALQSGIVESSTDFPQKFFYCFWWGLRNLSSLGQNLATSTYVWEICFAIFISIAGLVLFSFLIGNMQTYLQSTTTRLEEMRVKRRDAEQWMSHRLLPDNLRERIRRYEQYKWQETRGVDEQNLICNLPKDLRRDIKRHLCLALLMRVPMFEKMDDQLLDAMCDCLKPVLYTEASYIVREGDPVDEMLFIMRGRLLTMTTNGGRTGFFNSEYLKAGDFCGEELLTWALDPHPSANLPISTRTVQALSEVEAFALKADDLKFVASQFRRLHSKQLRHTFRFYSQQWRTWAATFIQAAWRRRMKKKLEESLQEEENRLQDALAKAEASSPSLGATIYASRFAANILHTLRRSGTRKARVPERLPAMLLQKPAEPDFTAEEQ, from the exons ATGAATTTTCAGCAAGAGAAGTTCGTCAG GTTTCAGGACTGGACTGCAGAGAAAAATGTTGAGCCATTATATTCTCCAGATGATGATATGCCACCAGGGAAGTTCAGAGGAACGATTAACTCGGTCTCAGCCAAATTCCAAAGACGCTTGGAATCTGGTTCTGAGCGGATTAAAAAGTCATggaaatcttattcaattgacaGTGTTGTCGCCAACAGCTTTGGTGGTAGAATTCTTGATCCTCAAGGGCCATTCCTTCAGAAGTGGAATAAGATATTTGTATTGGCATGTATTTTTGCTGTCTCCCTTGATCCCTTGTTCTTTTACATCCCGGTGATTGATGATGAGAACAAGTGCCTTGGTTTGGACAGGAAGATGGAGATAACAGCTAGTGTTTTGCGTTCATTCACagatatattttatattgttcacATAATTTTCCAGTTTCGTACTGGATTTATTGCTCCTTCTTCTCGAGTGTTTGGAAGAGGTGTTTTAGTTCAAGATGCTTGGGCCATTGCAAGGAGGTATCTCTCATCATACTTCGTAATTGACATTCTTGCAGTCCTGCCTCTCCCACAA GTGGTTATTCTAATTTTCATTCCAAGATTGGCAGGCTCGAGAACGTTGAATACAAAGAATTTGTTGAAGTTTGTGGTTTTGTTCCAGTATTTTCCAAGGTTTATACGAATATATCCATTGTATAGAGAAGTCACAAGGGCATCTGGTATACTTACCGAAACTGCTTGGGCAGGAGCTGCATTTAATCTTTTTCTTTACATGCTTGCCAGTCAT GTACTGGGAGCCTTTTGGTACTTGGTCTCTATAGAACGCGAAACCACTTGCTGGAAAGCAGCATGTGGGAACAATGCAACCATATGCTTGTTCAAGGATTTATACTGTGATACCGCGAGCTTGAATGCTTCTAGCAAGACCACATCCTTAAATTCTTCCTGCCCAATACAAGATGAAGACAAATTAAAGTTCGATTTTGGAATATTCTTTGATGCCCTTCAATCTGGTATTGTTGAGTCAAGCACAGATTTTCCTCAGAAATTCTTTTACTGCTTTTGGTGGGGCCTACGGAATTTGAG TTCACTTGGTCAGAACCTTGCAACCAGTACATATGTATGGGAAATCTGCTTTGCAATCTTCATTTCCATTGCTGGATTGGTGCTATTTTCATTTCTCATCGGAAATATGCAG ACATATTTGCAGTCTACAACCACGAGATTGGAGGAAATGAGAGTGAAAAGGAGAGATGCAGAACAATGGATGTCCCACCGCTTGCTACCCGATAATTTGAGAGAGCGCATCAGGCGGTACGAACAATATAAATGGCAAGAAACCAGAGGCGTTGATGAACAGAATTTGATATGTAATCTTCCGAAGGATCTTAGAAGGGACATAAAGCGCCATCTCTGTTTGGCTCTGCTTATGAGA GTGCCAATGTTCGAGAAAATGGATGACCAACTGCTCGATGCAATGTGTGACTGTCTCAAGCCGGTACTATATACAGAGGCAAGCTATATCGTTCGGGAGGGAGACCCAGTCGACGAAATGCTCTTTATTATGCGGGGCAGGCTATTGACTATGACCACAAATGGTGGAAGAACCGGTTTCTTCAACTCAGAGTATCTCAAGGCCGGTGACTTTTGTGGCGAAGAACTTTTGACATGGGCTCTTGATCCCCACCCATCAGCTAATCTTCCCATCTCGACCAGAACTGTCCAAGCCCTTAGTGAAGTTGAAGCCTTTGCTTTAAAAGCGGATGACTTGAAGTTTGTAGCCTCTCAGTTCAGGCGACTCCACAGCAAGCAGCTCCGGCACACATTCAGGTTCTACTCACAACAGTGGAGGACTTGGGCAGCCACTTTTATACAAGCAGCGTGGCGCCGCCGTATGAAGAAGAAGCTAGAAGAGTCTCTGCAGGAAGAGGAGAATAGGCTGCAAGATGCATTGGCCAAGGCCGAGGCCAGCTCCCCAAGTCTAGGCGCCACCATTTATGCCTCCCGTTTTGCTGCTAATATACTGCATACTTTACGGCGCAGTGGTACACGGAAGGCAAGGGTGCCAGAGAGACTACCGGCCATGCTACTTCAGAAGCCGGCGGAGCCTGATTTTACTGCTGAAGAACAATAA
- the LOC137735141 gene encoding uncharacterized protein isoform X1, translated as MASEPSRTPKLSLFSLPSQPPEPQGMLTPPLQTTASVPFKWEEAPGKPRDCGGSAESKPKCARSLELPPRLQSEAAKITNTTSPTTVLDGPDDGRTMSFSFRDRSPGALGSKRLSKESCRSVGGGGGGGGFGSMRWASFRKNKEVVDHGGFDFLPPASGGGETKVKITRVRRTASFLNSSNTRSRMWASICESFKQVVPVPWRRKQEKLRNMTS; from the exons ATGGCGTCGGAACCAAGTAGAACACCGAAGCTGTCTTTGTTCTCGCTTCCTTCCCAGCCGCCGGAGCCGCAGGGGATGTTAACACCGCCGCTCCAAACCACCGCCTCGGTTCCATTCAAGTGGGAGGAAGCTCCAGGAAAGCCCAGGGACTGCGGCGGCAGCGCAGAATCCAAACCCAAGTGCGCGAGATCCTTGGAGTTGCCTCCGAGGTTGCAGAGCGAGGCGGCCAAAATTACCAACACGACCTCCCCGACCACCGTGTTGGACGGGCCTGACGACGGGCGGACTATGTCGTTTTCGTTCAGAGATAGGAGCCCTGGTGCTCTTGGGAGTAAGAGGTTGAGCAAGGAGAGTTGTAGGAGCGtcggcggcggcggtggcggtggcggttTTGGGTCTATGAGGTGGGCAAGTTTCAGGAAGAACAAGGAGGTTGTTGACCACGGCGGCTTTGACTTTTTGCCTCCGGCTAGTGGCGGCGGTGAAACGAAGGTGAAGATCACAAGAGTTAGGAGGACAGCTAGCTTCTTGAATTCTTCCAACACAAGGTCACGTATGTGG GCAAGCATTTGCGAAAGCTTTAAGCAGGTGGTCCCCGTTCCATGGAGACGCAAGCAAGAAAAACTGAGAAATATGACCTCCTAA
- the LOC137735141 gene encoding uncharacterized protein isoform X2 — protein MASEPSRTPKLSLFSLPSQPPEPQGMLTPPLQTTASVPFKWEEAPGKPRDCGGSAESKPKCARSLELPPRLQSEAAKITNTTSPTTVLDGPDDGRTMSFSFRDRSPGALGSKRLSKESCRSVGGGGGGGGFGSMRWASFRKNKEVVDHGGFDFLPPASGGGETKVKITRVRRTASFLNSSNTRSRMWVSTRQAFAKALSRWSPFHGDASKKN, from the exons ATGGCGTCGGAACCAAGTAGAACACCGAAGCTGTCTTTGTTCTCGCTTCCTTCCCAGCCGCCGGAGCCGCAGGGGATGTTAACACCGCCGCTCCAAACCACCGCCTCGGTTCCATTCAAGTGGGAGGAAGCTCCAGGAAAGCCCAGGGACTGCGGCGGCAGCGCAGAATCCAAACCCAAGTGCGCGAGATCCTTGGAGTTGCCTCCGAGGTTGCAGAGCGAGGCGGCCAAAATTACCAACACGACCTCCCCGACCACCGTGTTGGACGGGCCTGACGACGGGCGGACTATGTCGTTTTCGTTCAGAGATAGGAGCCCTGGTGCTCTTGGGAGTAAGAGGTTGAGCAAGGAGAGTTGTAGGAGCGtcggcggcggcggtggcggtggcggttTTGGGTCTATGAGGTGGGCAAGTTTCAGGAAGAACAAGGAGGTTGTTGACCACGGCGGCTTTGACTTTTTGCCTCCGGCTAGTGGCGGCGGTGAAACGAAGGTGAAGATCACAAGAGTTAGGAGGACAGCTAGCTTCTTGAATTCTTCCAACACAAGGTCACGTATGTGGGTAAGTACGAG GCAAGCATTTGCGAAAGCTTTAAGCAGGTGGTCCCCGTTCCATGGAGACGCAAGCAAGAAAAACTGA
- the LOC137734554 gene encoding uncharacterized protein encodes MADSISSQLLFPKIETDPHEFNSSIHAAALESLHLENFNGFDSPPLPLGCKSNQLPQMGSQDFEDSGIWDYILNDAAFRSPFGYEVVDEKSLTTMAESVDCSNSVSGDSDDVLRTIEWGMKIWGKDEDESRTKNESCCKKRCGTPLELDEIQKYFDVPITQAAKELKVGLTVLKRRCRELNIMRWPHRKIKSLNALIENVKVRNFHVHVLSTCHMIFSAYFVRCYWFPSKRERFRCHGSILSLFDGTVNEISSNMTGMGLTNDVMMLEEHKRVLQQMPDMELPERAKRLRQACFKTNYKKKRALCLTALPVHDLV; translated from the exons ATGGCAGATTCCATTTCCTCCCAACTTCTGTTTCCAAAAATTGAGACCGACCCACATGAGTTTAACTCCTCCATACA TGCTGCTGCATTAGAAAGTCTGCATCTTGAAAATTTCAATGGTTTCGATTCACCGCCATTGCCATTGGGATGCAAGTCCAACCAGCTTCCACAAATGGGTTCTCAAGATTTTGAGGATTCAGGCATCTGGGACTACATTTTGAACGACGCTGCTTTTCGATCACCTTTTGGTTACGAGGTGGTTGATGAAAAGTCCCTGACAACAATGGCGGAATCCGTTGACTGTTCGAACAGTGTTTCGGGTGATTCCGACGATGTTTTGAGGACGATCGAGTGGGGGATGAAGATTTGGGGCAAAGATGAAGATGAAAGCAGGACAAAAAATGAGAGTTGTTGCAAGAAGAGGTGTGGCACTCCATTGGAACTGGACGAGATTCAGAAGTATTTCGACGTGCCGATAACTCAGGCGGCCAAGGAGTTGAAGGTGGGATTGACGGTTTTGAAGAGGAGGTGCAGGGAACTGAACATCATGAGATGGCCGCACAGAAAGATCAAGAGCTTGAATGCTCTCATTGAAAATGTTAAGGTACGTAATTTTCATGTTCATGTGTTGTCAACTTGTCATATGATCTTTAGTGCTTATTTTGTCCGATGCTATTGGTTCCCCTCGAAACGAGAAAGATTTCGGTGTCATGGGAGTATACTTTCAC TATTTGACGGCACAGTAaatgaaatttcatcaaatATGACG GGGATGGGATTGACGAATGATGTGATGATGCTGGAGGAGCACAAGAGGGTTCTACAGCAGATGCCGGACATGGAGTTGCCGGAGAGAGCCAAGAGGCTGAGGCAGGCTTGCTTCAAAACCAACTACAAGAAGAAGAGGGCTTTGTGTTTGACTGCTCTGCCGGTCCATGATTTAGTCTAG